From a region of the Petrotoga sp. 9PWA.NaAc.5.4 genome:
- a CDS encoding RluA family pseudouridine synthase has protein sequence MEKETVVNEKNYYSRLDTFIRKNYPDIKLGAIYSLIRRGFVRVNGKRIKHNNYSLNIGDRVKIILNDEKLEDIKRPAEPSLKARHVDFDIIYEDNEFLVINKPAKVSVHPGAQEEMATIIEGVMYYSDGQFEPHLVHRLDKLTSGVMIIAKNKQTARELTELIKGRESKKFYLSLLVGDLKKKEGFLSTPVYGKEAYLEYKVIKKYKTPEGIYTLVEIELHTGRKHQIRIQFANLGYPIAGDDTYGNKGQNRILRKKYNLRRFFLHASKLSFNFKGQYFEFSAPLSEDLQSVLERLEKSS, from the coding sequence TTGGAAAAAGAAACCGTTGTAAATGAAAAAAATTATTATTCAAGGTTAGATACCTTTATACGAAAAAATTATCCAGACATAAAATTGGGAGCTATTTATAGCCTTATAAGAAGAGGTTTTGTAAGAGTTAATGGAAAAAGGATAAAGCATAACAATTACTCTCTAAATATTGGAGATCGAGTCAAGATAATTTTAAACGATGAAAAGTTAGAAGATATAAAAAGGCCTGCGGAACCGTCTTTGAAAGCAAGACATGTTGATTTTGACATAATATATGAAGACAATGAATTTTTGGTAATAAATAAACCAGCTAAGGTGTCAGTGCATCCTGGAGCCCAAGAAGAAATGGCAACCATAATTGAAGGTGTTATGTATTATTCAGATGGTCAATTTGAACCTCATTTAGTGCATAGATTAGATAAACTAACTTCTGGTGTTATGATAATAGCTAAAAATAAACAAACTGCCAGGGAGTTAACAGAGCTTATAAAAGGTAGAGAGTCAAAGAAATTTTATTTATCTTTATTAGTTGGAGACTTGAAGAAAAAAGAAGGATTCTTATCTACGCCAGTTTATGGAAAAGAGGCTTATTTGGAATACAAAGTAATAAAAAAGTATAAAACACCGGAAGGGATTTACACGCTCGTAGAGATAGAATTGCATACAGGAAGGAAACATCAAATAAGAATACAATTTGCCAATCTTGGTTACCCAATTGCTGGAGACGATACTTATGGCAACAAAGGGCAGAACAGAATTTTAAGAAAAAAATATAATTTGAGAAGATTTTTTCTTCATGCGAGTAAACTTTCTTTTAATTTTAAAGGCCAATATTTTGAATTTAGTGCCCCGCTTAGTGAGGATCTACAATCAGTTTTAGAGAGGTTAGAAAAATCGTCTTAA